Proteins encoded within one genomic window of Schaalia sp. HMT-172:
- a CDS encoding RAMP superfamily CRISPR-associated protein → MSSNKQKPESTSFHSSVNCIPVLRSSFQRPAPSSTKAQEQSGSVYPNLTEEITTFLADKIPTPLDHLGIDTYNGSLRLSIEVMTALIFGNQKKSKGTPAEISIPIDPTTKNPLISPAMIKGMISNAYERLTASRFRAFGEHNATLTYRADPAAALELVPVRLNDKYDQGTHRGKLLYGPRRALYAKLLTHETDGDEENKKRLPLLKDSPVWNKLQHGKLIDFMAKKIEDSYIVTQIKAREDKVYSQLNIPDWVTNSDSEETAHTGWFYSTTPDHILKAGKSIFDSKLSERIFFNDQPSNCEEIEIDPVVAETYDQIIWSYSYDSTDPTSKIPTKPSRFVIDRAGNKDIDPINHSGLLAYARLNGRKVVELMPTQVGRRNYSRSPRSLARAQGVLPVVDAFEASPADHIFGFTSNDTQRPSDQSNRQASHLRGRITISAVDTSGVTPKDIRLDLRPLLEPKTNSARRFLTDASGHTISGRPRPGYYSKGDFLGAASYGFRRGDAGIKKKGDGRLDYATLASYEKEQSEENPRRQEKTNQDIYSTAISWIPRSSTFQCTLHFEGLRKEELWTLLWVLDSKLLGRYAQKEQHLPDSNQKDGKVPDEGYLRMGMGKPLGLGVVRTSFSALSCIKTASPNNSNVFGLVDDYKALKGCLGVIDPEIDELNEDWKEEFFKDAEDFYQVLSNTPWCKAFLRSCLGYPGSTDVRYMTLSENQQNNKTESDGKIKSGRGQAPRPLAADNWDEALKIPKKPN, encoded by the coding sequence ATGTCAAGCAACAAACAAAAGCCGGAATCCACTTCTTTCCATTCATCAGTGAACTGCATCCCAGTATTACGCTCCTCCTTTCAAAGGCCCGCACCCAGCAGCACAAAGGCTCAAGAACAGAGCGGCTCCGTCTACCCTAATCTTACTGAAGAGATAACAACCTTTCTGGCTGACAAAATACCCACCCCCCTTGACCACCTAGGAATTGATACATATAATGGATCTCTCCGCCTATCAATTGAAGTGATGACAGCCCTTATTTTTGGTAATCAAAAGAAATCAAAAGGAACGCCTGCTGAAATCTCAATCCCCATCGATCCAACAACTAAAAATCCATTAATTTCCCCAGCAATGATTAAAGGCATGATCTCAAACGCATACGAACGTTTGACAGCCTCACGTTTCCGCGCCTTCGGCGAACACAACGCTACTCTGACATACAGGGCAGATCCAGCTGCCGCTCTCGAACTTGTGCCGGTAAGACTAAATGATAAGTACGACCAGGGCACTCACCGAGGGAAACTGCTGTACGGTCCGAGGCGTGCTCTCTACGCAAAACTACTGACACATGAAACCGACGGGGACGAGGAAAACAAGAAGCGACTCCCCCTCCTCAAGGACTCTCCCGTCTGGAACAAGCTCCAACACGGCAAACTCATTGACTTTATGGCAAAAAAGATTGAGGATTCGTATATCGTCACACAGATCAAAGCTAGAGAGGATAAGGTATACTCGCAGCTCAACATTCCAGACTGGGTCACTAATTCGGATAGTGAGGAAACCGCACATACGGGCTGGTTTTATTCCACCACACCTGACCACATCCTCAAGGCTGGAAAGTCTATATTCGATTCTAAACTATCCGAGCGAATCTTCTTCAATGACCAGCCTAGCAATTGTGAAGAAATTGAGATCGATCCCGTAGTGGCAGAGACCTACGATCAGATTATCTGGTCATACTCCTACGACTCAACAGATCCCACTTCAAAGATACCAACTAAACCAAGCAGATTCGTTATCGATCGAGCAGGCAACAAGGACATAGATCCGATCAACCACTCCGGTCTGCTAGCATATGCCCGCCTCAATGGCAGGAAGGTCGTTGAGCTCATGCCTACGCAGGTCGGCAGACGCAACTATTCGCGGAGTCCACGCAGCTTAGCACGGGCACAGGGAGTGCTCCCGGTTGTCGACGCGTTCGAGGCTTCCCCTGCCGACCATATCTTTGGTTTCACATCCAACGACACTCAGAGGCCCTCCGATCAGTCAAACAGACAGGCATCGCACCTTAGAGGAAGAATTACAATCAGCGCAGTTGACACAAGCGGCGTAACACCGAAGGATATAAGATTGGATCTTCGCCCGCTTCTCGAACCAAAGACAAATTCGGCTCGCCGTTTTCTCACTGATGCCTCAGGCCACACGATCAGCGGACGTCCTAGACCTGGTTACTATTCCAAAGGCGACTTCCTCGGTGCGGCTTCATATGGATTTCGACGCGGAGATGCAGGAATTAAGAAAAAGGGGGACGGACGCTTAGATTACGCAACCCTAGCGTCTTATGAAAAAGAGCAATCAGAAGAGAATCCTAGACGACAGGAGAAGACGAATCAGGATATCTATTCCACAGCAATAAGCTGGATTCCACGCAGCAGCACATTCCAATGCACTCTTCATTTTGAAGGGTTACGAAAAGAGGAGCTCTGGACACTCCTTTGGGTTCTAGACTCTAAGCTCCTAGGACGGTACGCACAGAAGGAGCAACATCTGCCAGATTCTAATCAAAAGGATGGCAAAGTTCCCGATGAGGGCTACCTGCGAATGGGTATGGGTAAGCCTCTCGGCCTTGGGGTAGTTCGCACATCCTTTTCTGCACTTAGCTGCATCAAAACAGCTTCTCCAAACAACAGTAACGTATTTGGACTTGTTGACGACTACAAAGCTCTCAAAGGATGCCTAGGAGTCATCGACCCCGAGATAGATGAGCTTAACGAGGATTGGAAAGAGGAATTCTTTAAGGATGCAGAGGACTTCTATCAGGTTCTTTCCAACACACCATGGTGCAAAGCTTTTCTCAGGTCTTGCCTAGGCTATCCCGGCAGTACTGATGTTCGTTACATGACACTGAGCGAGAATCAACAAAATAATAAGACCGAGTCTGACGGAAAGATTAAGTCTGGGCGCGGACAGGCCCCACGCCCACTCGCTGCCGACAACTGGGACGAGGCTCTGAAAATACCGAAGAAACCAAACTGA
- a CDS encoding RAMP superfamily CRISPR-associated protein encodes MTIYRYDMTIPVRVVSALHSGGVDEVPERPITDEDGRTVQPNAFVRNGLGEAILPGRSIKGAIRAAFEEHMKELGFRKEELKSLWGGEMRSEVGTRKKQRESGTDESRPLRASALTFHHAVVWDRTKGELPHRMSTAIDRATGGAADGALFAYEYLPVDTTFEICVSAEAQDPTREPPEDKNAQSTTPSKETKGTPPAPPALVEKALQAVVTLLHGKCISLGGRTGSGWGRIEPINENTSYDCKLVVVPDSKSEKGDSASVLADILDQRSPVDIEPDKNLDRQSASTNIKIEWQAPSGLFVGMNKPDGIKSSEEDTVPAAPLRNWHLNDTHRADHGDANYPKVAHEDKASLLLPGTSIRGALRSHCTRIARSIVSDSEGCDELTMPEDVHKQLAVDPILVRYLFGTTEYRGAVRVHDCEGQIPRQGEKDKPLKLTRNAIDRVTGSAAHGALYSELLYPHAAWDAIEIEIDHAQLCRNICQDLGDCALSTVSSSDQDCEQPAIKNRLRAAILLLTMAVTDLCKGVLPLGGGTGGGLGFIEVSCVRVNGLPDDTSPVEILFEAADHPEDSCKVREARANFARDILTRILTAFAEDVDEATSAEQRVINLIRQWAELGPGDDQGSSLPSHFRPTTVRIGWNSPTGVFVHDPQADDGNTQYPLSAKSADNNGKNSTAPLLLPGTSIRGALRSRCSRIARTVLYADNPPSQVESFTQADSDGNQVPIDIHEQLAKEPRLVRYMFGTTEYRGAVRVRDCTTKDTGPSVTVTHNAIDRWTGGVVEGLLFNEVTYPHATWNDIVIEVDTARLLQNVKTESGIGGLPLDECLPFARASWCLLCIALAELSAGTLPLGGRTTRGHGQVEVTSLSVAGADGQVVNTPPEEILWKRNDSSEDDARGGATALLAYLRNKTEKEPSYEDWAERLQKLEEPTNGASTPNESDEQ; translated from the coding sequence ATGACCATTTACCGCTATGACATGACGATTCCCGTGCGCGTCGTCTCCGCGCTGCACTCCGGCGGCGTCGACGAAGTACCTGAGCGCCCCATAACCGACGAGGACGGCCGGACTGTGCAGCCGAACGCTTTCGTGCGTAACGGGCTGGGTGAGGCGATCCTACCGGGTCGCTCCATCAAGGGAGCCATTCGTGCCGCATTCGAAGAACACATGAAAGAGCTTGGCTTCCGCAAAGAGGAACTCAAGAGCCTGTGGGGCGGTGAGATGCGTTCGGAGGTCGGTACTCGCAAAAAGCAACGTGAGAGCGGAACCGACGAATCCCGCCCACTGCGGGCAAGCGCCCTCACCTTCCACCACGCCGTGGTATGGGACCGTACTAAAGGCGAGCTCCCCCACCGCATGAGCACGGCCATTGACCGTGCCACCGGCGGGGCCGCAGACGGTGCACTTTTCGCGTACGAGTACCTGCCCGTGGACACGACTTTCGAGATCTGTGTCAGTGCCGAAGCCCAGGACCCGACCCGAGAACCCCCAGAAGACAAGAATGCACAGTCCACAACACCGAGCAAGGAAACAAAGGGGACACCTCCTGCACCCCCTGCTCTCGTTGAGAAAGCCCTGCAAGCGGTCGTAACACTCCTCCACGGCAAGTGCATCAGCCTCGGAGGCAGGACAGGGTCCGGTTGGGGTCGCATCGAGCCGATCAACGAGAATACTAGTTATGACTGCAAGCTGGTAGTCGTCCCCGATTCGAAGAGCGAAAAGGGGGATTCAGCTAGCGTTCTTGCTGACATACTTGACCAGCGCTCGCCTGTAGACATCGAGCCTGACAAGAACCTGGACCGTCAATCTGCATCAACCAACATCAAGATTGAGTGGCAGGCTCCGTCGGGATTATTCGTCGGAATGAACAAGCCCGACGGCATCAAATCCTCGGAAGAAGACACGGTACCCGCAGCGCCACTGCGCAACTGGCACCTCAATGACACGCATCGCGCCGATCACGGGGATGCCAATTATCCGAAAGTCGCACATGAGGACAAGGCCTCGCTGCTGCTTCCGGGCACGTCGATCCGCGGGGCGTTGCGGTCTCACTGTACTCGCATTGCTCGCAGCATCGTCAGCGACAGCGAAGGTTGCGACGAACTCACGATGCCGGAGGATGTTCACAAGCAGCTCGCCGTAGATCCGATCCTCGTCCGCTACTTGTTCGGGACAACCGAGTACCGGGGAGCGGTCCGCGTCCACGACTGCGAGGGGCAGATCCCAAGACAAGGGGAAAAGGATAAGCCTCTGAAGCTCACACGCAACGCGATCGACCGAGTCACCGGAAGCGCTGCCCACGGAGCGTTGTATTCGGAGCTGCTGTATCCGCATGCTGCATGGGATGCAATCGAGATCGAGATCGACCATGCGCAGCTATGTCGGAATATCTGCCAGGACCTCGGCGACTGCGCACTTTCAACCGTGTCCTCGTCAGACCAGGATTGTGAGCAACCGGCCATCAAAAACCGCCTGCGAGCAGCTATCCTACTCCTAACCATGGCCGTCACCGACCTCTGCAAGGGAGTCCTCCCTCTTGGAGGAGGGACAGGCGGGGGTCTCGGCTTCATCGAGGTCTCATGTGTGCGTGTCAATGGATTGCCAGACGATACATCACCTGTCGAGATCCTCTTCGAGGCAGCCGACCATCCCGAAGATTCTTGCAAGGTGCGCGAGGCTCGAGCAAACTTTGCACGAGACATTCTGACGCGTATCCTCACCGCTTTTGCGGAAGATGTTGACGAAGCAACCTCGGCTGAGCAAAGAGTCATCAACCTGATTCGACAGTGGGCGGAGCTAGGACCCGGTGACGATCAGGGAAGTTCTCTTCCCTCTCACTTCCGCCCGACGACGGTGCGGATCGGGTGGAATTCACCGACGGGCGTATTCGTGCATGACCCCCAGGCAGACGACGGAAATACTCAATATCCCCTCAGTGCTAAGAGTGCTGACAATAACGGGAAGAACAGCACAGCTCCCCTGCTACTTCCCGGCACCTCAATTCGTGGTGCACTGCGCTCCAGGTGTTCGCGGATCGCTCGAACCGTACTGTATGCCGATAATCCCCCATCACAGGTCGAGAGCTTCACTCAGGCAGATAGCGATGGCAACCAGGTACCCATCGATATTCACGAGCAACTGGCAAAAGAGCCACGGCTCGTGCGTTACATGTTCGGTACCACCGAATATCGTGGGGCAGTTCGAGTCCGAGACTGTACGACGAAGGACACCGGACCGTCAGTCACGGTCACTCATAATGCAATCGACCGGTGGACCGGCGGAGTCGTCGAGGGGCTCCTGTTCAACGAGGTGACCTATCCGCACGCGACGTGGAATGACATCGTGATCGAGGTTGACACCGCACGTCTTCTTCAGAACGTGAAGACCGAATCGGGTATCGGCGGCCTACCACTCGACGAGTGTTTACCCTTCGCCCGAGCGTCCTGGTGTCTCCTGTGTATTGCCCTAGCGGAACTCAGCGCGGGCACGCTTCCGCTCGGAGGCAGGACAACCCGAGGCCACGGCCAAGTTGAGGTAACGAGCCTCAGCGTGGCTGGCGCTGATGGTCAGGTCGTAAATACTCCACCAGAAGAGATTTTGTGGAAACGCAACGATAGCAGTGAAGATGATGCGCGCGGAGGCGCAACAGCACTTCTGGCCTATCTGAGAAACAAGACAGAGAAAGAACCCTCATATGAGGATTGGGCTGAACGTTTACAAAAGCTCGAAGAGCCAACAAACGGGGCCTCCACGCCTAATGAGAGCGACGAGCAATGA
- a CDS encoding ribbon-helix-helix domain-containing protein — MGDRLLRGVPVTDEQIQAWADEAERGYDLAELPAPRPGRPPVGKGPGVAVTVRLDEQTLKALMERAALEGIGNRSDAIRAAVREWSHVA; from the coding sequence ATGGGTGATCGTCTTCTTCGCGGAGTTCCTGTGACTGATGAGCAGATTCAGGCGTGGGCTGATGAGGCTGAGCGCGGGTATGACCTGGCTGAGTTGCCGGCTCCGCGCCCGGGGCGTCCTCCGGTGGGGAAGGGGCCGGGCGTCGCCGTGACGGTGCGCCTGGATGAACAGACGTTGAAGGCGTTGATGGAACGAGCCGCCTTGGAAGGGATTGGGAACCGTTCTGACGCGATTCGCGCGGCAGTGCGCGAATGGAGCCATGTCGCCTAG
- a CDS encoding ISL3 family transposase, with translation MMSGLLPPLSSRTSTMSHPTCCCCVSLDRCDRCDLLVGLEGFHLMSVARTPNALVLDIESCDRCAGCPGCGVIAQGHGRVVVEVIDAPWAGVPARIRWFKRRWICRETTCQTVTFLEHDEQMCAPRARLGARAIRWAIRQLRFEGATIAGLARQLGTTWNTVWSHIKPYLQAASDDPARFTGVRVLGVDEHVWHHQDRRRRGPRELTGIVDLTRGEDHPTARLLDLVPGRSGTVHENWLEERGEDFPSGIQIATLDPFQGYKNAIDDQLQDTTSVLDAFHIVKLAGDAPGEVRRRVQQDTLGHRGRKGDPLYQIRLLLRASRDRLTKRQQERLREAFTADEAHISVKAAYRCAQQVREVFHQDTPTQGQRPAARLIQRLPTCPIPEIARLGRTLRKWKDAFLAYFDTDGASNAPHGSHQRNHRAGQTHRQRLPQPHQLQTPNAPHRRRPRRLHPHSTLKSL, from the coding sequence ATGATGAGCGGACTTCTACCCCCGCTGTCGTCAAGGACCTCGACAATGTCTCACCCTACCTGCTGCTGCTGCGTGTCGCTTGATCGTTGTGATCGGTGTGATCTGCTCGTCGGTTTGGAGGGCTTCCATCTGATGAGCGTGGCTCGCACCCCAAATGCGCTGGTGCTCGACATAGAGTCCTGTGATCGCTGTGCTGGCTGCCCGGGTTGTGGGGTGATCGCACAAGGCCACGGGCGCGTGGTCGTGGAGGTCATCGACGCGCCCTGGGCCGGGGTCCCGGCGCGGATCCGATGGTTTAAGCGCCGATGGATATGCCGCGAAACCACCTGCCAGACGGTGACATTCCTGGAGCATGACGAGCAGATGTGCGCACCCCGGGCGCGTCTGGGCGCCCGGGCGATCCGCTGGGCGATCCGACAGTTGCGCTTCGAGGGAGCCACCATTGCAGGATTGGCCCGCCAGTTAGGAACCACGTGGAACACCGTGTGGTCCCATATCAAGCCGTATCTGCAAGCCGCATCTGATGACCCTGCCCGTTTCACGGGAGTGCGGGTGCTGGGGGTTGACGAGCACGTATGGCACCACCAGGACCGACGCCGACGGGGGCCCCGTGAGCTCACCGGCATCGTAGACCTGACGCGAGGGGAGGATCACCCCACGGCCCGCTTGTTAGACCTGGTCCCGGGAAGGTCTGGCACCGTGCATGAGAACTGGCTAGAAGAGCGCGGCGAAGACTTCCCCTCCGGTATCCAGATCGCGACGCTAGATCCCTTCCAAGGATATAAAAACGCCATTGACGACCAGCTCCAAGACACCACCAGCGTCCTCGACGCCTTTCACATCGTCAAGCTCGCTGGCGACGCCCCAGGTGAGGTGCGTCGCCGCGTCCAGCAAGACACCCTGGGTCACCGCGGACGCAAGGGTGATCCCCTCTATCAAATCCGGCTTCTTTTGCGCGCCTCGCGTGATCGGCTCACGAAGCGTCAACAAGAACGCCTCCGTGAGGCCTTCACGGCAGATGAAGCGCATATCAGTGTTAAAGCCGCCTACCGCTGCGCCCAGCAAGTGCGCGAGGTCTTCCACCAAGACACACCCACCCAAGGCCAACGCCCGGCAGCTCGTCTCATCCAGCGCCTACCAACGTGTCCCATCCCCGAAATCGCTCGCCTGGGCCGGACCCTACGCAAGTGGAAGGACGCCTTCTTGGCCTACTTCGATACCGACGGAGCCAGCAACGCACCGCACGGAAGCCATCAACGGAATCATCGAGCTGGGCAGACGCACCGCCAGAGGCTACCGCAACCCCACCAACTACAAACTCCGAATGCTCCTCATCGCAGGAGGCCTAGACGCCTCCACCCACACTCAACTCTGAAGAGCCTGTAG
- the cas2 gene encoding CRISPR-associated endonuclease Cas2, producing MIYIIAYDIADNKRRLRVAKTLESWGYRIQESVFQLRLDSATLACVRSSLAVLISESDDVIHIYPICSSCADRADILGAAVALDDVGLCRGVW from the coding sequence ATGATCTACATCATCGCCTACGACATCGCCGACAACAAACGGCGGCTCCGCGTCGCGAAAACACTGGAATCCTGGGGCTACCGCATCCAAGAATCCGTGTTCCAACTCCGCCTCGATTCCGCCACGCTGGCGTGCGTGCGCTCGTCTCTAGCTGTCCTCATTTCGGAGAGCGACGACGTCATCCACATCTACCCCATCTGCTCATCCTGCGCCGACCGTGCCGACATACTCGGCGCGGCCGTAGCACTGGACGACGTGGGGTTGTGCCGGGGAGTGTGGTGA
- a CDS encoding IS256 family transposase codes for MTAPHIIDPAGLLGEALSQASPDLMRSLLQHVINALLSADADAVCGAQWGQQDPQRHARRNGYRYRPLDTRVGTIDVAIPKLRSGTYFPEWLLQRRKRCESALITVVADCYLAGVSTRRMDKLVKTLGITGLSKSQVSRMAADLDEHVDEFRHRPLHDAGPFTFVAADALTMKVREGGRVVSCAVLVATGVNNDGHREVLGVRASTSETGPAWKEFFADLVARGLTGVRLVTSDAHLGLVEAIAANLPGAAWQRCRTHYAANLMSVTPKTLWPAVKAMLHSVYDQPDAASVNAQYDRLLDYVHDKLPTVCDHLDQARADVLAFASFPTGVWTQIWSNNPNERLNREIRRRTDSVGIFPNRQAIIRLVGAVLAEQNDEWAEGRRYLSLDILTKSRLTPQPTQQEDTPLQLSA; via the coding sequence ATGACCGCTCCTCATATTATCGACCCTGCTGGCCTGCTTGGCGAGGCGTTATCCCAGGCATCCCCGGATTTGATGCGTTCCCTGCTCCAGCACGTCATTAACGCGTTGTTATCAGCGGACGCTGATGCGGTGTGCGGGGCCCAGTGGGGCCAACAAGACCCGCAGCGTCACGCCAGGCGCAATGGGTATCGCTACCGGCCCCTGGACACCAGGGTCGGCACCATTGACGTGGCGATCCCCAAGCTGCGCTCAGGAACCTACTTTCCAGAGTGGTTGCTTCAGCGCCGTAAACGCTGCGAAAGCGCCTTGATCACAGTGGTCGCTGACTGCTACCTGGCAGGAGTATCCACGCGCCGTATGGACAAGCTCGTCAAAACCCTGGGGATCACAGGACTGTCGAAGTCCCAGGTCTCACGTATGGCAGCCGACCTGGACGAACACGTGGACGAGTTCCGTCATCGCCCCCTCCACGATGCCGGGCCTTTCACGTTCGTCGCCGCTGACGCACTGACCATGAAGGTGCGCGAAGGAGGGCGCGTCGTCTCGTGCGCGGTCCTGGTTGCCACCGGAGTCAACAATGACGGACACCGCGAAGTACTGGGGGTGCGCGCATCCACCAGCGAGACCGGTCCAGCCTGGAAGGAGTTCTTCGCTGACCTGGTCGCCCGAGGCCTCACCGGCGTGCGCCTGGTCACCAGCGACGCCCATCTGGGCCTAGTTGAGGCCATCGCAGCGAACCTGCCCGGAGCCGCCTGGCAACGATGCCGCACCCACTACGCCGCGAATCTCATGTCGGTCACCCCCAAAACGCTATGGCCCGCTGTCAAAGCGATGCTGCACTCGGTGTACGACCAACCCGACGCCGCATCGGTCAACGCTCAATACGACCGGCTCTTGGACTACGTCCACGACAAGCTCCCCACCGTGTGTGATCACCTCGATCAAGCCAGGGCAGACGTCCTCGCGTTCGCGTCCTTCCCCACCGGGGTATGGACCCAGATCTGGTCCAACAACCCCAATGAGCGCCTCAACCGCGAAATCCGCCGACGCACCGACTCCGTGGGAATCTTCCCCAACCGCCAGGCCATCATCCGCCTGGTCGGAGCCGTCCTAGCCGAACAAAACGACGAATGGGCCGAAGGCCGACGCTACCTCAGCCTCGACATCCTCACCAAATCACGACTCACACCCCAACCCACCCAACAGGAGGACACCCCACTCCAACTCAGCGCATAA
- the cas1 gene encoding CRISPR-associated endonuclease Cas1, whose translation MTTQYIDEENALASIGIDPWATRSSDEHTGQADRILYVGRDGARVHVKAGRVLVDAPGSLPATSVPKNSVTRIVLSGNVGLSAGARSWAMRSGVDVVCLSRRGSYQGTLIGANRGAHASRLLAQVALVGDHERRVRLAASLIGAKIRGQIHVLTRIARRDETVHVADTTAQMHAWRRSLTDARTLDEIMGIEGACSNAYFDALAACAPADVTFDGRSRRPPRDLPNAALSYGYAILLSECVGALHAAGLEPSLGIAHAPTDKRPSLALDLMEQFRPLLVDQTVMALLRTRKLRPEHGVVEAEAGGVWLGSDGKKILVDAYEAACQRSVTGALPGYSGSWRRHIAHSAQMLARAIAEPDYQWSGVAWR comes from the coding sequence GTGACGACCCAGTACATTGACGAGGAGAACGCCCTCGCGAGCATCGGCATCGACCCGTGGGCCACCCGGTCCAGCGACGAACACACAGGCCAAGCCGACCGCATCCTCTACGTCGGCCGCGACGGCGCACGCGTCCATGTCAAAGCGGGCCGCGTCCTCGTAGACGCGCCCGGCTCGCTGCCCGCCACCTCCGTGCCGAAAAACAGCGTCACGCGCATCGTCCTGTCCGGAAACGTCGGCCTGTCCGCCGGCGCGCGCTCGTGGGCGATGCGCAGTGGCGTCGACGTCGTGTGCCTGTCGCGGCGAGGCTCCTACCAAGGCACCCTCATCGGCGCCAACAGGGGAGCGCACGCCAGCAGGCTCCTCGCGCAAGTCGCCCTCGTCGGCGACCATGAGCGGCGCGTCCGCCTGGCCGCCAGCCTCATCGGCGCGAAAATCCGCGGCCAAATCCACGTCCTCACCCGCATCGCCCGACGCGACGAAACCGTGCACGTCGCCGACACGACCGCACAAATGCACGCGTGGCGTCGCTCGCTCACGGATGCGCGCACCCTCGACGAGATCATGGGCATCGAAGGCGCGTGCTCCAACGCCTACTTCGACGCGCTCGCCGCGTGCGCACCCGCCGACGTTACCTTCGACGGGCGCAGCCGACGCCCACCCCGCGACCTGCCCAACGCCGCCCTGTCCTACGGGTACGCCATCCTCCTGTCCGAATGCGTCGGCGCGCTCCACGCCGCCGGGCTCGAACCGAGCCTCGGCATCGCGCACGCGCCCACCGACAAGCGGCCCAGCCTGGCGCTGGACCTCATGGAACAATTCCGCCCACTCCTGGTCGACCAAACCGTCATGGCACTCCTGCGCACGCGCAAACTCCGGCCCGAACACGGCGTCGTCGAGGCCGAAGCCGGGGGAGTGTGGCTGGGCAGCGACGGCAAGAAAATCCTCGTCGACGCGTACGAGGCCGCCTGCCAGCGATCCGTCACCGGTGCCCTCCCCGGATACTCGGGGTCGTGGCGCAGGCACATCGCCCACTCCGCGCAGATGCTGGCGCGAGCCATCGCGGAACCCGACTACCAGTGGAGCGGGGTCGCCTGGCGATGA